In Oryzias melastigma strain HK-1 linkage group LG10, ASM292280v2, whole genome shotgun sequence, the genomic window tgagagctctctgtttacatctcGAAGCTATCcttccagccgtacagttttaagccagatgacagctcggatgaggaaaacaaaaatggatcTAGTTGCCTACATGTCGTCAGAATGGTGCGGAGCCgctcagtgtattttctacgtaactttttcaaactgtattttttagtctgcttctgattcacaacaatttgaataaataaatgcaattttaagcttaattttcattaattttgacttccaatctttaaaaaaaaatgcaacaaaacacaattttcatccaaATTTatggaagtttgtttttttaaggaacaaactcgatttttgttctttagaaaacatctaaagacccactcctcaGAGAAATTCAGGGTGGAAGTTACCGTCTTCACTCTGGGGGggattttcaaagtaagagtGGCACTTTTAATCCCTCCATTTGTAAATGGATTGGGGTGAGGATTAGGCCGTGGTGGTGGTGGGATGCTAACAACCAGGTACCGAAAAATTGCTGCAACTTATTTACTTAAAGACTCGCAATGCAAGTTAAAAATTCATCTTTCCGAATGGAAGTCTAAATACGACCCGGTCTTTTTCTCCACATCGATCCAAATCAAGTCATTCCTGCCTGAAGTTTGTGTCTCCTGTtgagtttcttttctttttttccaggtttccCTCTTAGCTTAGATAATTCTATGGTGCTTTTTGGAATAAATGTGTAGAAACTCagatttgacttttgtttttttctttttttaaccagagaggACATGTACGCACAGGACTCCATCGAGCTCCTGACCACTTCAGGAATTCAGTTCAAGAAACACGAGGAAGAAGGCATCGAGACGCTGTTCTTTGCAGAGCTGCTGATGACTTCAGGAGTGGTGCTCTGTGACGGAATCAAGTGGCTCTCCTTTCATAGGTAGCACCTTCTCTAAACCATTAATAGTTACTCttgtatttaattttgacaGTAAAATAGATGCccttttaaaccttaaataatatAATCTCCACACTGCAGCATCATATTGATGTCATTTAGATTATAACCTAATTTGACCCCAAATGCAAGTTTCTCTTCTTCTTATTTTTGGTAATATCGCCACCCAGTGGGCAACTGTTGTAACTGAGCCATCTCCTTCTGTTGAAGCGATCTTAGTTTTACCTTAACTGTTTGTGCTTTGCAGCGGCTACGACTTTGGATACTTGATCAAAATTCTTTCCAATGCGAACCTGCCGGAGGAGGAGGCCGATTTCTTTGAGATTCTCCGTTTGTACTTCCCCGTCATCTATGATGTCAAGTACCTCatgaaaagctgcaaaaacCTGAAGGTACCGAAGCACAGACTGTCCAAAGTAATGTCTAAACTTAAAGAAGCAAAaggccattaaaaaaaaaaacatgaaagtgcTGGCTCGTAaacttttcaggattttttttagcagaattaGTGTAGTGAAAAGAGCCTTTAAAGACAGTCAGGTATAAAaactttacaatatttaaattaatattaccATTTTACATCAGTTTTCTGACACTTGGGATGCAAATATACAGTTTTTCATCAGTTTCCTCTAAATTTTAacctaaaacagaatttttactGATGAGTTTAGATAAATTAAACATATTAGCTATTTTGTAggcatttttaagacataatatttaaggaaaacttccagaattttgtaattttacaagagtTTCTGTGCAAAGTACAGACTTGTTGTTTCTGAGCTCTGATCCTTCCATCGTGTCGTGTTCAGGGCGGACTGCAGGAAGTGGCTGAGCAGCTGGAGCTGGAGAGGATCGGACCCCAGCATCAGGCCGGCTCTGACTCCTTACTCACAGGCATGGCTTTCTTCAAGATGAGAGAGGTGAGattgaagaagaggaggaggtttCAGCACATCTGaaataaataatctggattttatttcgtttttttacCCCCTACAGAAAGaatattttattgtgtaaaagTACTGTCAATAATAAATTACAGATcatacattttatgttgttAAATTGCTCCAAAAATCACTACatagaaaaaaacgttttcaaaataaaatattttatttattggtttatttctagcattaaaaataaaggaacaaaaaaaaatgacgacCTATTGCAAATGTTAGGCCattaactgataaaaaaaatgaagatgaagccatctttttgacataattaccTTTAGTCATAAATAGATGTATTTGCAATAATGCATACATTACAGACAATTCATATTAGATGAATTTAGTTTAATGATAATCAAATAGAGTTAATCTGttgcttttatatatatatatatatatatatatatatatataagtatatgtGATTGCCATAATAAAGttgaagtttatatttttaccccaaattactttttttttctttaaaattttcaaataGCTCCAGgatcatacttttattttgaaaatccatccaaaatccagatttttttttactaaaagttgacttttttaccagaattttctgttgtatATTTTACAAACCTTTCTCTAAAGCTTTGAAACCTTTCTTTAAAACCCCCTCAGATGTTCTTTGAGGATCACATCGACGATGCTAAGTACTGTGGTCACCTGTACGGGCTTGGCTCCGCCTCTGCCTACGTCCAGAACGGAACGGGAAACGCGTACGAGGAGGAGGCGAACAAGCAGCAGTCGTGACGGCGCAGGAGTCCGAGCTCCGGCAACCAGCTGAGGAAACGATGGACGAGCCGGAACGACACGCAGCACCATTCAGCAAGCTGTTCTGCTCACTTTGAACACGACGGTCTAGAAGAATCACAGCCGCCCGCGCCTGAGCTGACGGTGCGCGCCAAGGCTTTTATTCCTACAGACCATGTGCTCGGTTCAGTTCCATTTAACATGCTTGAAAAGATGGGATTTTAGTTTTCCTAAAGTGTTCTGTAGAAATGTTAATGCACTTTAAAGCTCTAACCTGATTTTATATGGAAACATGTTCCTGGTGTGCGTCTCTCCTCTTGTGTTCcgtttcaactttttttttttttacattgtgaaTGTGTGAAGCCTTTAACTccggcagcagcagctccacccaCACTCAGCCTTAAAGAAAAGCTGCGTCCTTctgttttaaacctttttttttatttattgtgagctCAACACTACACGTTCGCCTGACGGATCACCTTCAGAACAGGAACCTGTGCGTTTACAAGCATGAAAATCCGTGCGTTTCACTCCCATAAATGAACCTGGAGGACGTTTACCTGTAAAGAAGCTCCTCCCTCCTGTTCTGGACGAAGATTTAAAAGGATGTTCATGAGAATTCTCAACATTTAGAAAAGTTTGTGAGGAAACGAAGCTGAACCAGCAGAGTAAACTTTCAGTTTTATTGCAATTGaggttttgaaatattttagtcTTGAATTATTAAAAAGGGGAGGAAGTCGGTTTTACCCTTCAAACCCAGACGAAGGCTCATCAACGCATCGGATTCCGTGTTCCACTGTTCCTGCCGCATGTCCTGAAGCTGAAATAAATGCTGTGGTTGCGTCGTGCTCAGACGTGCATCGgtgtgtgttgaagtgtccaTTAACCTGCCTGTGTCGGAATCTGACCGCcgaagctttcttttttttttttttttttttttcctgcggTTCACCTCCCACATGACAaaggagtaaaaaaatatatgcaataaaaaaggaatgtttttagattttgttttgtaaataaagttttgtaccataaaaaatgctgtttgactGAAGTGGAAGATGAGctcgttttattttgataagGCATCACCAGCTGTACATTTCATCGCCTCACATCCATGTCGTCTTTATTCATACAGACggaatagaaaaatatataaatatatgtatgtgtcaccatgaagatttttttttgttgttttaaagacaaaacattcTACTTTTCtgccccaaaataaaaataactagaGTGGCTGCGCAGACAGAAGTATTGGGACCTAATTAAAGCTGTTCAGAAGACGCTGTCATTAATGAAAGATTTATGAGCCGGGTCAGGGGTCATTTCTGGTTCGAATCCCCCTTTCTGTCTCCTCTTACAGTCTAAGTCCTGCTTCAGAGGTTAATAGGGGACTAAATTGTCCCTCAGTGGGACAGAGTCAGGTGTACGCTTTcacaggataggctccagcaaccaaaagggattcatttggtttagaaaatgaatggaggAAGAATAGTGGTACGGGCCCATCACATTcaccaaaacaacattttgtcattttttttttagcttttaaaaacagctttttgttcCAACGAGAAGCTAAAACGCTGCAGGAGTAAGTAAGTGTGGATGAACTTGACCTGGACTTTCTTAGGCGTCCCAATACTTCTGTCTACAAATGTGTTAATACAGTAAAATTTACTCAGCCACAGCAGGTGAGACGGGACACAACCTGACACAATCTGGATTCTCCATGAACAAATTTGCAGCACtcacagaactttttttttttttttcNNNNNNNNNNNNNNNNNNNNNNNNNNNNNNNNNNNNNNNNNcgtcaaattcatgactcgagtctgactcgagtccaagtcatgtgactcgagtccccacctctgccaAACAGTACTTCAGATATTTGGCAGGAGCGAGGAGGGAGGGGAGAAATGGACGCCGTAACAGCACAGAGCACCTTTTCGGTTGGAACGTCCTCATCGTGCTGTCAAGAGTCACAAGAGCCCTTGTTGTATGTAATTACTAATGACTacactgttttgcttttttttttttgcttaaaaaacattGGGGTTGACATCCTGAGATGAGAACATGCGTCACATACACAATACTCAGTAGGGCGGGCCAGAAGACTCCGCCTCCTTCAAGAAAcacactgaaaacaaaacatctgcaCATCAACACGTCTACTTTTCCTACTCTAACTATCTTCAACGTTTGGCAAACTGCATTTTCATCCGAGCAAATTATTTTGTACAGAGTTTTCagtgatttaagaaaaaaaaaaaaaaaattctaaaggctgattttgaaaatacaaaacatcaaCTCCTCCACTGCTGTGTGCTTATTTACATACAAATCATCGCTGGAATGCAATTCTGATTTCCGTCCGCCAGACTCTCAGATAAACAGGTGATGGGAATAGCAGTAATGAAAATAATAAGAGCGCCGCCTCAGGAGCCGGATGTCTACACCACGTCACACTGACAGGCACAAACACAGAGGTGGGAGGGgcagcatccatccatccatccatccatccgtctggtggaggagaaaaccaaacaagacgttttaatctcattttttgctgaaagaaaTGCTTTTTGTGACCTGTTAACTCACTTTGTGGTTGTTGACTGGACTTAAGCTTCATTCTCTATGGTCATTCCAGGGTTAGTGGCACctgagcaaaaacagaaaataaaatatgtttataaaaaccaaaaacagcataaaaccTGAAGGTGAGGATGGAAacagtatgtttattttcaaagattaaaaaaacatatttttaaaaaagatcttgTTGAACCAATTTCAATAGTAAAATGATTTCTGGAATGTTCTctgtaaaaaatattacttttaaatataattatttgcCATGCATATaataaaacttaatatttaatggATTCAATGTGTCCCATCATTTATGAATAAGTGCAGATATATACtcatgattaaataaaattatgatgaCATAATTTAAATGGGATGCATGcatgaatttcattttttttacttttattttttaatttttgaatcaATTTACCAGTAGTCATCCAACATTTGTATGTAtgtattgcttttat contains:
- the cnot7 gene encoding CCR4-NOT transcription complex subunit 7, with the protein product MPAATVDHSQRICEVWASNLEEELKRIRHVIRKYNYIAMDTEFPGVVARPIGEFRSNADYQYQLLRCNVDLLKIIQLGLTFMNEQGEYPPGTSTWQFNFRFSLTEDMYAQDSIELLTTSGIQFKKHEEEGIETLFFAELLMTSGVVLCDGIKWLSFHSGYDFGYLIKILSNANLPEEEADFFEILRLYFPVIYDVKYLMKSCKNLKGGLQEVAEQLELERIGPQHQAGSDSLLTGMAFFKMREMFFEDHIDDAKYCGHLYGLGSASAYVQNGTGNAYEEEANKQQS